The proteins below come from a single Vanacampus margaritifer isolate UIUO_Vmar chromosome 10, RoL_Vmar_1.0, whole genome shotgun sequence genomic window:
- the cxcl14 gene encoding C-X-C motif chemokine 14, whose translation MLRCSVVLLLLVVTLYVLSAEAYKCRCTRKGPKIRYKDVQKMELKPKHPFCQEKMIFVTMENFARFKGQEYCLHPKLQSTKNLVKWFHIWKDKHRVYEA comes from the exons ATGCTACGGTGCTCAGTAGTGCTACTTTTGCTGGTGGTGACCTTATATGTCCTGAGTGCAGAAg CGTACAAGTGCCGGTGCACCAGGAAAGGACCAAAGATCCGCTACAAGGATGTGCAGAAGATGGAGCTCAAACCCAAACATCCCTTCTGCCAAGAAAAGATGATATT TGTGACAATGGAGAATTTTGCTCGGTTCAAGGGTCAGGAGTACTGTTTGCACCCTAAACTGCAGAGCACCAAGAACCTGGTCAAGTGGTTCCACATCTGGAAGGACAAGCACAG GGTTTATGAAGCCTAA